From the Kribbella sp. CA-293567 genome, the window CCTGGCCGAGATCTCGACGTACCTGAAGGTCGGTACCACCTCGCTGGTGCTGGCGATGATCGAGGACGGCTGGCTGACCGACGACCTGTCGGTCGACCGGCCGGTCACCGCGCTGCACGAGGTCAGCCACGACCCGACCTGCACGCACCTGATGACGCTCAAGGACGGCCGCAAGATCACCGCCGTCCAGCTTCAGGTGGAGTATCTGGAGCAGGCCCGCAAGTACGTCGAGGACAAGTACGGCGACGACGCCGACCGGCAGACCAAGGACGTGCTGCAGCGCTGGGAGAGCGTGCTCGACCAGCTCGCGACCGATCCGATGCAACTGGCCGACCAGCTCGACTGGGTCGCGAAGTACAAGCTGCTGCAGTCCTACCGCGACCGCGACGGGCTGGAGTGGGACGACTCGAAGCTGCACCTGGTCGACCTGCAGTACGCCGACCTGCGCCCGGACAAGGGGCTCTACTTCAAACTGGTCAAGTCCGGCCGGATGCAGCGCCTGGTCAGCGACGAGGAGATCCGGATGGCCGTCTCGCATCCGCCGACCGACACCCGTGCCTATTTCCGCGGCCGCTGCATGCAGAAGTACGCCGGCCAGGTCGCGGCCGCCTCCTGGGACTCGGTGATCTTCGACCTGCCGGGCCGCGAATCGCTGCAGCGGATCCCGACGCTGGACCCGCTGCGCGGTACGAAGGCCCATGTCGGAGCCTTGCTCGACCAGTGCGACACCGCGAGTGACCTGGTTCGCACCATTACTGGGGGCGCTGCCGGGTAGGGTCGCCATATAGGTGTCACAGTGAGGGCCGGTTGGGCGGCTCTCCTTGGCGGTTCTAGGAGGTGTGTGCCATGGCGAAAGACGGCGGACAGCAGCACAAGCAGCCGAAGCGCTCGTCGACCGAGGAAGAGGTCACCGAGGTCAAGTCCGGCGAGGACGTGGCCGAGCGCAAGGAACGGCTCGACGACGACGTGGACTCGATCCTCGACGAGATCGACGAGGTGCTGGAGGAGAACGCGGAAGAGTTCGTCCGCGGTTTCGTGCAAAAGGGTGGGGAGTGAACCGCTAGATGACATTTGATGCCTCCGGCCGGTTGCCGGAAGCCTTCCTGACCCCAGGTGGCTCGTCCTTCATGGACTTCCTGGCCGGGCACGCGCCCGACCTGTTGCCCGGACGGCGCGA encodes:
- the dop gene encoding depupylase/deamidase Dop, with amino-acid sequence MSVRRIMGTETEFGISVPGQPGANPMLTSSQVVNGYAQTQPLARKTRWDFDEEHPLRDARGFDLSREVADSSQLTDEETGLANVILTNGARLYVDHAHPEYSAPECTNPRDVVVWDKAGELVIMEGARQARQIPGAPQLNLYKNNTDNKGASYGSHENYLMRRSTPFASIVRHLTPFFVSRQVVTGAGRVGIGQDGSTNGFQISQRADYFEVEVGLETTLKRPIINTRDEPHANPDRYRRLHVIIGDANLAEISTYLKVGTTSLVLAMIEDGWLTDDLSVDRPVTALHEVSHDPTCTHLMTLKDGRKITAVQLQVEYLEQARKYVEDKYGDDADRQTKDVLQRWESVLDQLATDPMQLADQLDWVAKYKLLQSYRDRDGLEWDDSKLHLVDLQYADLRPDKGLYFKLVKSGRMQRLVSDEEIRMAVSHPPTDTRAYFRGRCMQKYAGQVAAASWDSVIFDLPGRESLQRIPTLDPLRGTKAHVGALLDQCDTASDLVRTITGGAAG
- a CDS encoding ubiquitin-like protein Pup, coding for MAKDGGQQHKQPKRSSTEEEVTEVKSGEDVAERKERLDDDVDSILDEIDEVLEENAEEFVRGFVQKGGE